In Vigna angularis cultivar LongXiaoDou No.4 chromosome 8, ASM1680809v1, whole genome shotgun sequence, one DNA window encodes the following:
- the LOC108346063 gene encoding protease Do-like 1, chloroplastic, whose amino-acid sequence MATCSLISTRFHSPSSSLFRSSTIKPTTTIHLSKTLHLHTPNLFLLRLPSPKLTIPLLPKLSIPKPLLLLCTSLALSFTLLVSNADSAAAFVVTSPRKLQSDELATVRLFQENTPSVVYITNLAVKQDAFTLDVLEVPQGSGSGFVWDKDGHIVTNYHVIRGASDLKVTLADQSTYDAKVVGFDQDKDVAVLRVEAPSDKLRPIPIGVSADLLVGQKVYAIGNPFGLDHTLTTGVISGLRREISSAATGRPIQDVIQTDAAINPGNSGGPLLDSSGNLIGINTAIYSPSGASSGVGFSIPVDTVNGIVDQLVKFGKVTRPILGIKFAPDQSVEQLGVSGVLVLDAPANGPAGKAGLQSTKRDSYGRLILGDIITSVNDKKVTNGSDLYRILDQCKVGEKVIVEVLRGDHKEKIPVILEPKPDES is encoded by the exons ATGGCCACTTGTTCACTCATTTCCACACGCTtccattctccttcttcttcactctttCGTTCTTCAACCATCAAACCCACCACAACAATTCACCTTTCCAAAACCCTTCATCTTCACACTCCCAACCTTTTCCTCCTTCGCCTCCCATCACCAAAACTCACAATACCCCTTTTACCCAAACTCTCCATTCCCAaacctcttctccttctctgcACTTCCCTCGCCCTCTCCTTCACTCTCCTCGTTTCCAACGCCGACTCCGCCGCCGCCTTCGTCGTCACCTCGCCGCGGAAGCTCCAGTCCGACGAACTCGCCACCGTTCGCCTCTTCCAAGAGAACACTCCCTCTGTTGTCTACATAACCAACCTTGCTGTCAA GCAGGATGCATTCACGCTGGACGTCTTGGAGGTTCCCCAGGGATCCGGGTCTGGCTTTGTTTGGGATAAGGATGGTCATATTGTGACCAATTATCACGTTATTCGTGGTGCCTCTGATCTCAA GGTCACTCTAGCTGACCAGTCAACTTATGATGCCAAAGTTGTTGGTTTTGACCAAGACAAGGATGTTGCTGTGCTGCGTGTCGAGGCACCAAGTGACAAGCTCAGGCCTATACCTATTGGGGTCTCTGCTGACTTGCTTGTTGGTCAGAAGGTTTATGCCATTGGGAACCCG TTTGGACTAGATCACACACTCACAACAGGGGTCATCAG TGGTCTTAGGCGAGAAATTAGTTCTGCTGCAACCGGTCGTCCAATTCAAGATGTTATTCAGACAGATGCAGCAATTAATCCTGGTAACAGCGGAGGGCCTCTCTTAGATAGTTCTGGAAACCTCATTGGGATAAATACAGCCATATATTCTCCATCTGGCGCATCCTCTGGTGTTGGATTTTCTATTCCAGTGGACACT GTAAATGGTATTGTTGACCAATTGGTGAAGTTTGGGAAGGTTACAAGACCTATTTTAGGGATTAAGTTTGCTCCAGATCAGTCTGTGGAGCAGTTGGGTGTAAGTGGAGTGCTTGTGTTAGATGCTCCTGCCAATGGTCCTGCTGGGAAAGCA GGCCTGCAATCAACAAAGCGTGACTCGTATGGTAGACTCATTTTAGGTGACATCATAACGTCTGTGAATGACAAGAAGGTTACTAATGGAAGTGATTTGTACAGAATT